From a single Streptomyces sp. NBC_01276 genomic region:
- a CDS encoding class I SAM-dependent methyltransferase codes for MTTATATARPDDGYTGGIARLYDLVHQGKGKDYAREAADLADLVTSRAPGARSLLDVACGTGLHLEHLTAAFDTVEGLELSPDMREIAVRRNPGVPVHPGDMRDFALGTTYSAVTCMFSSIGHMRDQAELDAALSRFAAHLDPAGGVVVVEPWWFPETFTPGYIGASVVEAEGKTISRVSHSRLEDDATRIDVHYLIAEPGRDITHLSESHRITLFTRAAYELAFTRAGLTVEFQEGGPSGRGLFTGVRA; via the coding sequence GTGACCACCGCCACCGCCACCGCCCGACCGGACGACGGCTACACGGGCGGCATCGCCCGCCTCTACGACCTCGTCCACCAGGGCAAGGGCAAGGACTACGCCCGCGAGGCCGCCGACCTCGCGGACCTGGTGACCTCCCGCGCGCCCGGCGCCCGCAGCCTGCTCGACGTGGCCTGCGGCACCGGACTGCACCTCGAACACCTGACGGCCGCCTTCGACACCGTCGAGGGCCTCGAACTCTCCCCCGACATGCGGGAGATCGCCGTCCGCCGCAACCCCGGCGTCCCCGTGCACCCCGGCGACATGCGCGACTTCGCGCTCGGCACCACCTACTCGGCCGTCACCTGCATGTTCAGCTCCATCGGCCACATGCGCGACCAGGCCGAACTCGACGCCGCGCTCTCCCGCTTCGCCGCCCACCTGGACCCCGCGGGCGGGGTGGTCGTCGTCGAACCCTGGTGGTTCCCCGAGACCTTCACCCCCGGCTACATCGGCGCGTCCGTGGTGGAGGCCGAGGGCAAGACCATCTCCCGGGTCTCGCACTCGCGCCTGGAGGACGACGCCACCCGCATCGACGTCCACTACCTCATCGCCGAACCGGGCCGCGACATCACCCACCTCAGCGAGAGCCACCGCATCACCCTCTTCACCCGCGCCGCCTACGAGCTGGCCTTCACCCGCGCCGGACTGACCGTGGAGTTCCAGGAGGGCGGCCCCTCCGGTCGCGGCCTCTTCACCGGCGTCCGGGCCTGA